The Actinomadura sp. WMMB 499 genome includes a window with the following:
- a CDS encoding phosphoenolpyruvate carboxylase — MPEPLRNDVRLLGGMLGDGLVEYGGQELLDDVERLRHAVIAARRGELPGDEVTALVDGWSLERAEEVARAFTVYFHLTNLAEEHHRIRTLRERDTGGTVPGSVAAAAAEIDGGAVADLVEGLEFRPVFTAHPTEARRRAVVTSIQRISDLLGRLNAGPGADERAEIERVLREEIGVLWRTALRRGTQMDPLDEVRTAMAAFDETIFRVVPHVYRALDRALQGDATGTRPPAARPYLRFGSWIGGDRDGNPYVTAQVTRDAIMIQAEHVLSALETTCARVGRELTVHESTTPPSAALRNALAAARTAQPARSDRMAKRSPGEPHRQFLLYVAARIAATRDRDADLAYASPDDLLADLRTVRESLAAAGAERQAYGRVQQLIWQVETFGFHLAELEIRQHSELHEQALAEIRAGGERSEMTDEIIETLRVVAWIQQRFGVRACHRYVVSFTRTAADIANVHELAATLGEQAPVLDVVPLFETGEDLDNAPGVLDGMLDVPAVRRRLDDTGRRLEVMLGYSDSAKQLGPAAATLRLYDAQEALTAWASRHGVALTLFHGRGGSLGRGGGPANRAILAQAPGSVGGRFKVTEQGEVIFARYGHPEIARRHVEQVTSAVLLASTGEIQDRAREAAARYRPLADRIGAAAQAAFRSLIETDGFASWFARVSPLEEIADLRIGSRPARRKAARGLEDLRAIPWVFAWTQTRVNLPGWYGLGSGLAAVSDDGRDLTALREAYEAWPLFNTLLDNAEMSLAKSDRAIAERYLALGERPELSAAVLAEYDRTRTLVLAVTGHERLLENRRVLSRAVELRNPYVDALSHLQLRALKALRAGVAAEDERAHLEELLLLSVNGVAAGLQNTG; from the coding sequence ATGCCCGAACCGCTGCGCAACGACGTCCGATTGCTGGGCGGCATGCTGGGCGACGGGCTCGTCGAGTACGGCGGGCAGGAGCTGCTGGACGACGTCGAACGGCTCCGGCACGCGGTGATCGCGGCCCGCCGGGGCGAGCTGCCCGGCGACGAGGTCACGGCGCTCGTCGACGGCTGGTCGCTGGAGCGCGCCGAGGAGGTCGCCCGCGCGTTCACCGTGTACTTCCACCTGACGAACCTCGCGGAGGAGCACCACCGCATCCGCACCCTGCGCGAGCGCGACACCGGCGGCACCGTCCCGGGGTCGGTCGCGGCGGCCGCCGCGGAGATCGACGGCGGCGCGGTCGCCGACCTGGTCGAGGGCCTGGAGTTCCGGCCGGTGTTCACCGCGCACCCCACCGAGGCCCGGCGGCGCGCCGTCGTCACGTCCATCCAGCGGATCAGCGACCTCCTCGGCCGGCTGAACGCCGGCCCGGGCGCGGACGAGCGTGCCGAGATCGAGCGGGTGCTGCGCGAGGAGATCGGCGTCCTGTGGCGGACCGCGCTGCGCCGCGGCACCCAGATGGACCCCCTCGACGAGGTCCGCACCGCGATGGCCGCGTTCGACGAGACGATCTTCCGGGTCGTCCCGCACGTGTACCGGGCCCTCGACCGCGCCCTGCAGGGCGACGCGACGGGCACCCGCCCCCCGGCCGCGCGCCCCTACCTGCGCTTCGGGAGCTGGATCGGCGGCGACCGCGACGGCAACCCCTACGTCACGGCGCAGGTCACCCGGGACGCGATCATGATCCAGGCCGAGCACGTCCTGTCCGCGCTGGAGACCACGTGCGCCCGCGTCGGCCGCGAACTGACCGTCCACGAGAGCACCACGCCGCCCTCGGCGGCGCTGCGCAACGCCCTCGCCGCCGCCCGCACCGCGCAGCCGGCCCGCAGCGACCGGATGGCCAAGCGGTCGCCCGGCGAACCGCACCGCCAGTTCCTGCTGTACGTCGCGGCCCGCATCGCCGCGACCCGCGACCGCGACGCCGACCTCGCCTACGCGTCCCCCGACGACCTCCTCGCCGACCTGCGCACCGTCCGGGAGTCCCTCGCCGCGGCGGGCGCCGAGCGGCAGGCGTACGGACGCGTCCAGCAGCTCATCTGGCAGGTCGAGACGTTCGGGTTCCACCTCGCCGAGCTGGAGATCCGGCAGCACTCCGAGCTGCACGAGCAGGCCCTCGCCGAGATCCGCGCCGGCGGCGAGCGGTCCGAGATGACCGACGAGATCATCGAGACGCTCCGGGTCGTCGCGTGGATCCAGCAGCGGTTCGGCGTCCGCGCCTGCCACCGCTACGTCGTCTCGTTCACCCGCACCGCCGCCGACATCGCCAACGTGCACGAACTCGCCGCGACCCTCGGCGAGCAGGCGCCCGTCCTGGACGTCGTCCCCCTGTTCGAGACCGGCGAGGACCTCGACAACGCGCCGGGCGTCCTCGACGGGATGCTCGACGTCCCGGCCGTCCGGCGCCGCCTCGACGACACCGGCCGCCGCCTCGAGGTCATGCTCGGCTACTCCGACTCCGCCAAGCAGCTCGGCCCCGCCGCCGCCACCCTCCGCCTGTACGACGCGCAGGAGGCCCTCACCGCGTGGGCGTCCCGGCACGGCGTCGCGCTGACCCTGTTCCACGGCCGCGGCGGCTCCCTCGGCCGCGGCGGCGGCCCCGCCAACCGCGCCATCCTCGCCCAGGCGCCCGGCTCGGTCGGCGGCCGGTTCAAGGTCACCGAGCAGGGCGAGGTGATCTTCGCCCGGTACGGCCACCCCGAGATCGCCAGGCGGCACGTCGAGCAGGTCACCAGCGCCGTCCTCCTCGCCTCCACCGGCGAGATCCAGGACCGCGCCCGCGAGGCCGCCGCCCGGTACCGTCCGCTCGCCGACCGGATCGGCGCCGCCGCCCAGGCCGCGTTCCGCTCCCTCATCGAGACCGACGGCTTCGCGTCCTGGTTCGCCCGCGTCAGCCCCCTGGAGGAGATCGCCGACCTGCGCATCGGCTCCCGCCCCGCCCGCCGCAAGGCCGCCCGCGGCCTGGAGGACCTCCGCGCCATCCCCTGGGTGTTCGCGTGGACGCAGACCCGCGTCAACCTCCCCGGCTGGTACGGCCTCGGCAGCGGCCTCGCGGCCGTCTCCGACGACGGCCGCGACCTCACCGCGCTCCGCGAGGCGTACGAGGCGTGGCCGCTGTTCAACACGCTCCTCGACAACGCCGAGATGAGCCTCGCCAAGTCCGACCGCGCGATCGCCGAACGCTACCTGGCCCTCGGCGAGCGCCCCGAGCTGTCCGCGGCCGTCCTCGCCGAGTACGACCGCACGCGCACGCTCGTCCTCGCCGTCACCGGCCACGAGCGCCTGCTGGAGAACCGCCGCGTCCTGTCCCGCGCCGTCGAGCTGCGCAACCCCTACGTGGACGCGCTCTCGCACCTCCAGCTCCGCGCCCTCAAGGCCCTCCGCGCGGGCGTCGCCGCCGAGGACGAGCGCGCCCACCTGGAGGAACTCCTCCTGCTCTCGGTCAACGGCGTCGCCGCCGGCCTGCAGAACACCGGCTGA
- a CDS encoding enoyl-CoA hydratase/isomerase family protein, with product MDGVTLLRDHEHVAEIVLDRPEALNALSTAMARRLAAVCAEVAADASVRAVVLAAAGEKAFCVGADLKERNSMTDAEILAQRPVFRAAFGGVLHLPQPMIAAVHGYALGGGCEISLSADLIVADESAVFGLPEVGVGLIPAGGGTQLALRRLGPGKAADLVLTGRRIGVEEALELGLADRKVPAGSAREEARTLAAVIAGNSPVAVRAAKRALRQGAGLPLEAGLEIEDNAWRTAVVSPDRAEGIAAFNEKRKPVWPS from the coding sequence ATGGACGGAGTCACCCTGCTGCGGGACCACGAGCACGTCGCCGAGATCGTGCTCGACAGACCGGAAGCCCTCAACGCCCTCTCCACCGCGATGGCCCGCCGCCTCGCCGCCGTCTGCGCCGAGGTCGCCGCCGACGCGTCCGTGCGCGCGGTCGTCCTCGCCGCCGCGGGCGAGAAGGCGTTCTGCGTGGGCGCGGACCTCAAGGAACGCAACTCGATGACCGACGCGGAGATCCTGGCGCAGCGCCCGGTCTTCCGCGCCGCCTTCGGCGGCGTCCTGCACCTCCCCCAGCCGATGATCGCCGCCGTGCACGGCTACGCGCTGGGCGGCGGCTGCGAGATCTCCCTCTCCGCCGACCTGATCGTCGCGGACGAGTCGGCCGTGTTCGGCCTCCCCGAGGTCGGCGTCGGCCTCATCCCCGCGGGCGGCGGCACCCAGCTCGCGCTGCGCCGCCTCGGCCCCGGCAAGGCCGCCGACCTCGTCCTCACCGGCCGCCGCATCGGCGTCGAGGAGGCCCTCGAGCTCGGCCTCGCCGACCGCAAGGTCCCCGCCGGCTCCGCCCGCGAGGAGGCCCGCACCCTCGCGGCGGTCATCGCGGGCAACTCCCCCGTCGCCGTCCGCGCCGCCAAGCGCGCCCTGCGCCAGGGCGCCGGCCTCCCCCTCGAGGCCGGCCTGGAGATCGAGGACAACGCCTGGCGCACCGCCGTCGTCTCCCCGGACCGCGCCGAGGGGATCGCCGCCTTCAACGAGAAGCGCAAGCCGGTCTGGCCTTCTTAG
- the bfr gene encoding bacterioferritin has translation MEGDKDIINLLNEQLTAELTAINQYFLHSKMQQNWGFTRIAKHTREESIDEMRHAERLTDRILFLEALPNYQRLGTLRIGQTVFEQLKADMEVELEAVARLRPGIELMRSRGDVTSARIFEDILADEEEHIDYLETELGLVESLGEQNYLQRLTDAPGEDVTKVY, from the coding sequence ATGGAAGGCGACAAGGACATCATCAATCTCCTCAACGAGCAGCTCACCGCGGAGCTCACCGCGATCAACCAGTACTTCCTGCACTCCAAGATGCAGCAGAACTGGGGCTTCACCAGGATCGCGAAGCACACCCGCGAAGAGTCCATCGACGAGATGCGGCACGCCGAACGGCTCACCGACCGGATCCTGTTCCTGGAGGCGCTGCCGAACTACCAGCGGCTCGGCACCCTGCGGATCGGGCAGACCGTCTTCGAGCAGCTCAAGGCCGACATGGAGGTCGAGCTCGAGGCCGTCGCCCGGCTGCGCCCCGGCATCGAACTGATGCGCTCGCGCGGCGACGTCACGTCGGCACGGATCTTCGAGGACATCCTGGCCGACGAGGAGGAGCACATCGACTACCTCGAGACCGAGCTGGGCCTGGTCGAGTCGCTCGGCGAGCAGAACTACCTGCAGCGGCTCACCGACGCGCCCGGCGAGGACGTCACGAAGGTGTACTGA
- a CDS encoding adenylate/guanylate cyclase domain-containing protein — protein MAPGLPDPKEIEELLLGGELRYTRVDAVRLSGVSREFSGRIWRAFGYPTMPDDAVAYTEGDVDALCRMRRLVEDGVLDEEGVIRLVRAFGQTMTRLAEWQVSLLRSMISEDPNESPSADSVNAIVGIAESHIGEFEPLVLHAWRRQLASAGTRALAAAATRENGDSTGRPMTTVGFADMVSFTQVSRELNEIELARVVEWFEESTSDIIAACGGRVVKTLGDEVLFSAESPRVGAEIALTVAAAIQDETEVPDVRVGVAHGPILPLMGDVFGTTVNLAARLTALARPGSVVIDAELAAELEKVPDYEVTRIVRRPVQGLGIIQPYVLRRSPKPPDAGPAGPVSTPS, from the coding sequence ATGGCACCCGGATTGCCGGATCCGAAGGAGATCGAGGAACTCCTGCTGGGCGGCGAGCTGCGCTACACGCGCGTGGACGCCGTCCGCCTTTCGGGGGTCTCCCGGGAGTTCTCCGGCCGGATCTGGCGCGCCTTCGGCTACCCGACGATGCCCGACGACGCCGTCGCCTACACCGAGGGCGACGTCGACGCCCTGTGCCGCATGCGCCGGCTCGTGGAGGACGGCGTGCTGGACGAGGAGGGCGTGATCCGGCTCGTCCGCGCGTTCGGGCAGACGATGACGCGCCTGGCGGAGTGGCAGGTCAGCCTGCTGCGCAGCATGATCAGCGAGGATCCGAACGAGTCGCCGTCCGCGGACTCGGTCAACGCGATCGTGGGGATCGCCGAGTCGCACATCGGGGAGTTCGAACCGCTCGTCCTGCACGCCTGGCGGCGGCAGCTCGCCTCCGCCGGGACGCGCGCGCTGGCGGCGGCGGCGACGCGGGAGAACGGTGACTCCACCGGACGCCCCATGACCACCGTCGGGTTCGCCGACATGGTGTCGTTCACACAGGTCAGCCGGGAGCTGAACGAGATCGAACTGGCCCGGGTCGTGGAGTGGTTCGAGGAGTCGACGTCCGACATCATCGCGGCCTGCGGCGGCCGGGTGGTCAAGACGCTCGGCGACGAGGTGCTGTTCAGCGCCGAGTCGCCGCGGGTCGGCGCGGAGATCGCGCTGACCGTCGCGGCGGCGATCCAGGACGAGACCGAGGTGCCGGACGTCCGGGTCGGCGTGGCGCACGGCCCGATCCTGCCGCTGATGGGCGACGTCTTCGGCACCACGGTCAACCTGGCCGCGCGGCTCACGGCGCTGGCCCGTCCCGGATCGGTGGTGATCGACGCGGAACTGGCGGCGGAGCTGGAGAAGGTCCCGGACTACGAGGTGACCCGGATCGTCCGGCGCCCGGTCCAGGGCCTCGGCATCATCCAGCCGTACGTGCTGCGCCGCAGCCCGAAACCGCCGGACGCCGGGCCCGCCGGGCCCGTCAGTACACCTTCGTGA
- a CDS encoding acyl-CoA carboxylase subunit beta — protein MAMEAPEPALDYDIHTTAGKIADLERRRYEAVHAGSARAVEKQHAKGKMTARERIDALLDPGSFVEFDEMARHRSTNFGMEQNRPYGDGVVTGYGTVDGRPVAVFSQDFTVSGGSLGEVFGEKICKVMDHAVKTGCPVIGINDSGGARIQEGVVALGLYAEIFKRNVHASGVIPQISLVMGPCAGGAVYSPAITDFIVMVDQTSHMFITGPDVIKTVTGEEVTMEELGGATSHNSRSGVAHYRGSDEDDAIEYVKALLSYLPSNNLSDAPAFDVPVDVQETIDELDTLIPDSPNQPYDMHTVIEHVVDDGEFLEVQELFAPNMIVGFGRVEGHSVGVVANQPMQFAGTLDIDASEKAARFVRTCDAFNVPVLTFVDVPGFLPGTDQEFGGIIRRGAKLLYAYAEATVPLVTVVTRKAYGGAYDVMASKHLGADINFAWPTAQVAVMGAQGAVNILYRKELAAADDPDARRAELITQYEDTLANPYIAAERGYFDNVIKPSETRGQVVRALRALREKRKTLPPKKHGNIPL, from the coding sequence ATGGCGATGGAAGCCCCTGAACCCGCCCTGGACTACGACATCCACACAACGGCGGGCAAGATCGCGGACCTGGAACGGCGCCGGTACGAGGCGGTCCACGCGGGATCGGCGCGTGCCGTGGAGAAGCAGCACGCGAAGGGCAAGATGACCGCCCGGGAGCGGATCGACGCGCTGCTCGACCCGGGCTCCTTCGTGGAGTTCGACGAGATGGCCCGGCACCGCTCCACCAACTTCGGCATGGAGCAGAACCGCCCGTACGGGGACGGCGTCGTCACCGGGTACGGGACGGTCGACGGGCGCCCGGTCGCGGTGTTCAGCCAGGACTTCACGGTGTCCGGCGGGTCGCTCGGCGAGGTGTTCGGCGAGAAGATCTGCAAGGTCATGGACCACGCGGTCAAGACCGGCTGCCCGGTGATCGGCATCAACGACTCGGGCGGCGCCCGGATCCAGGAGGGCGTGGTCGCGCTCGGCCTGTACGCGGAGATCTTCAAGCGGAACGTGCACGCGTCCGGCGTGATCCCGCAGATCTCGCTGGTGATGGGCCCGTGCGCGGGCGGCGCGGTGTACTCCCCGGCGATCACCGACTTCATCGTCATGGTGGACCAGACGTCCCACATGTTCATCACCGGCCCGGACGTCATCAAGACGGTCACCGGCGAAGAGGTGACGATGGAGGAGCTGGGCGGCGCCACCTCGCACAACTCCAGGTCGGGCGTGGCGCACTACCGCGGCTCCGACGAGGACGACGCGATCGAGTACGTCAAGGCGCTGCTGTCGTACCTGCCGTCCAACAACCTGTCGGACGCCCCCGCGTTCGACGTACCGGTGGACGTCCAGGAGACGATCGACGAGCTCGACACGCTCATCCCCGACTCGCCGAACCAGCCGTACGACATGCACACCGTCATCGAGCACGTGGTCGACGACGGCGAGTTCCTCGAGGTGCAGGAGCTGTTCGCGCCGAACATGATCGTCGGCTTCGGCCGCGTCGAGGGCCACTCGGTGGGCGTGGTCGCGAACCAGCCGATGCAGTTCGCGGGGACGCTCGACATCGACGCGTCCGAGAAGGCCGCCCGGTTCGTCCGGACGTGCGACGCGTTCAACGTCCCGGTGCTGACGTTCGTGGACGTCCCCGGCTTCCTTCCCGGCACCGACCAGGAGTTCGGCGGGATCATCCGGCGCGGCGCGAAGCTGCTGTACGCGTACGCGGAGGCGACCGTCCCGCTCGTCACGGTCGTCACCCGGAAGGCCTACGGCGGCGCGTACGACGTCATGGCCTCCAAGCACCTGGGCGCCGACATCAACTTCGCGTGGCCGACCGCGCAGGTCGCGGTGATGGGCGCGCAGGGCGCGGTGAACATCCTGTACCGCAAGGAGCTGGCCGCGGCCGACGACCCGGACGCGCGCCGCGCGGAGCTGATCACCCAGTACGAGGACACGCTCGCCAACCCCTACATCGCGGCCGAGCGCGGCTACTTCGACAACGTGATCAAGCCGTCGGAGACGCGCGGGCAGGTCGTGCGGGCCCTGCGGGCGCTGCGCGAGAAGCGCAAGACGCTGCCGCCGAAGAAGCACGGGAACATCCCGCTGTGA
- a CDS encoding biotin--[acetyl-CoA-carboxylase] ligase — MSDSPYGDLDRPPLHEAALRSALVTPGGLWRDVRVVAETGSTNADLAALAREGAPEGTVLVTELQTAGRGRLGRPWSAPPRSGLMFSMLVRPAVPVGRLGWLPLLTGVAVATAVRRMTAWSHEIDPGTDVAVDVRLKWPNDLLAGDRKLAGILAERIEDGLVVGVGLNVGLREDELPVPSATSLAIEGAPLSDRAPLLRAILREYATWYREWVALDGDPERSGLRPAYKELCATLGRTVRVELPADERLTGVARDVDGAGRLVVSGPSGERAINAGDVVHVRGTDG, encoded by the coding sequence GTGAGCGATTCACCGTACGGGGACCTGGACCGGCCGCCGCTGCACGAGGCGGCGCTGCGCAGCGCGCTCGTGACGCCGGGCGGCCTGTGGCGCGACGTCCGGGTGGTGGCGGAGACCGGGTCGACGAACGCGGACCTGGCGGCGCTGGCCCGGGAGGGCGCGCCGGAGGGGACGGTGCTGGTCACCGAGCTGCAGACGGCGGGGCGGGGACGGCTGGGGCGGCCGTGGTCGGCGCCGCCGCGGTCGGGGCTGATGTTCTCGATGCTGGTGCGTCCGGCGGTGCCGGTGGGGCGGCTCGGCTGGTTGCCGCTGCTGACGGGGGTCGCGGTGGCGACGGCGGTGCGGCGGATGACCGCGTGGTCGCATGAGATCGATCCCGGGACGGACGTCGCGGTCGACGTCCGGCTGAAGTGGCCGAACGATCTGCTGGCCGGGGACCGGAAGCTGGCCGGGATCCTCGCGGAGCGGATCGAGGACGGGCTGGTCGTGGGCGTCGGGCTGAACGTCGGGCTGCGCGAGGACGAACTCCCGGTGCCGTCGGCGACGTCGCTGGCGATCGAGGGGGCGCCGCTGAGCGACCGGGCGCCGCTGCTGCGCGCGATCCTGCGGGAGTACGCGACGTGGTACCGGGAGTGGGTCGCGCTCGACGGGGATCCGGAGCGGAGCGGCCTCCGCCCCGCGTACAAGGAGCTCTGCGCGACCCTCGGGCGGACGGTGCGGGTCGAGCTGCCCGCGGACGAGCGGCTGACGGGCGTCGCGCGGGACGTGGACGGGGCGGGACGGCTGGTGGTGTCCGGGCCCTCGGGGGAACGGGCGATCAACGCGGGGGATGTGGTACACGTCCGGGGGACGGACGGGTGA
- a CDS encoding bacterioferritin-associated ferredoxin, which translates to MKSTEGPNRMYVCICNAVTEDDVHGCMANGTCATVKDVKAACGMQAGCGSCTRRISTLVSEYRTASEFADAITGGPLPPVSVPEPAPAPDTVEPVTVEPGPAAPETFAATSFHGRSAASEPMMSEQVGRGSAPPTAA; encoded by the coding sequence GTGAAGTCGACGGAAGGCCCGAACCGGATGTACGTCTGCATCTGCAACGCCGTCACCGAGGACGACGTGCACGGCTGCATGGCCAACGGTACGTGCGCCACCGTCAAGGACGTCAAGGCCGCCTGCGGCATGCAGGCCGGCTGCGGCTCCTGCACCCGGCGGATCTCCACGCTGGTCAGCGAGTACCGCACCGCGAGCGAGTTCGCGGACGCCATCACCGGCGGGCCGCTCCCGCCGGTGTCCGTCCCCGAGCCCGCGCCCGCGCCCGACACCGTGGAACCCGTCACAGTCGAGCCCGGCCCCGCCGCCCCCGAAACGTTCGCCGCCACCTCGTTCCACGGACGGTCGGCGGCGTCCGAACCGATGATGTCCGAGCAGGTCGGAAGGGGGTCCGCACCGCCCACGGCGGCCTGA
- the treY gene encoding malto-oligosyltrehalose synthase produces the protein MAEEIPADDPAAPPSGTYRIQLRGTPAEHFGFAEAAALAPYLAALGVSHVYLSPVLRAAPGSVHGYDVVDHSRLADELGGAEAFGAMATRFRAHGLRLLIDIVPNHMAIPAPPEPNAPLTAVLAEGRSSPFARWFDVDWDAGGGRLVTPGDGEPNYRRFFDISGLIGLRQEDREVFDTTHALPLDLIGEGLVDGLRVDHPDGLADPRGYLRRLAAAAPDAWLLAEKVTEGGERLPADWPCAGTTGYDSLSLIGGLFVDPDGEEPLTDLYTALTGGPAEFAGVERESRRYAAEHGLRPRSTGWRASCTARGDRPGLRQALVELLVAMPVYRAYVVPGEDAPPQAVEVLEEAAGRARPRLSEDLHGDLDTVVDLALGRGEKTDPEFIIRFQQTTAPLSAKGVEDTAFYRWNRMAALNEVGGDPDRFSVDPVDFHTHCIRLARDWPQTMTTLSTHDTKRQEDVRAWLHVLSELPDEWAEAVHRWRDWWGGARSPLEPDLEYLLWQTLVGAWPLDSGRLTEFLTKAMREAKTRTSWLDRDTEYEDAVLEHARRVLADPDLITDVTAFVSRLHPYARVNTLGQKLVQLAMPGVPDVYQGCELTALALVDPDNRRPVDYGPRRERLHRLDTGRGPKDIDERSCWSPCGRCGCAGPGPTGSGPPPGTRRSPRTGPPPTTSSASAAATRSRSPPGSRSGWSGAAAGPGRRSTRSGRAGTTS, from the coding sequence ATGGCAGAGGAGATCCCGGCGGACGACCCCGCCGCGCCCCCGTCCGGCACTTACCGCATCCAGCTCCGCGGGACGCCCGCGGAGCACTTCGGCTTCGCCGAGGCCGCGGCGCTCGCGCCCTACCTGGCGGCGCTCGGCGTGTCCCACGTGTACCTGTCGCCGGTCCTGCGGGCCGCGCCCGGCTCCGTGCACGGCTACGACGTCGTCGACCACTCGCGGCTCGCCGACGAGCTGGGCGGCGCGGAGGCGTTCGGCGCGATGGCCACCCGGTTCCGCGCGCACGGCCTGCGGCTGCTGATCGACATCGTCCCGAACCACATGGCGATCCCGGCCCCGCCCGAGCCGAACGCGCCGCTGACGGCCGTCCTCGCCGAGGGCCGGTCGTCCCCCTTCGCCCGCTGGTTCGACGTGGACTGGGACGCGGGCGGCGGGCGGCTCGTCACGCCCGGTGACGGCGAGCCCAACTACCGGCGGTTCTTCGACATCTCCGGACTCATCGGACTGCGCCAGGAGGACCGGGAGGTCTTCGACACCACCCACGCGCTGCCGCTCGACCTGATCGGCGAGGGGCTCGTGGACGGCCTGCGCGTCGACCACCCGGACGGCCTCGCCGACCCGCGCGGCTACCTGCGCCGCCTCGCGGCCGCCGCCCCGGACGCGTGGCTGCTCGCCGAGAAGGTCACCGAGGGCGGGGAGCGGCTCCCGGCGGACTGGCCGTGCGCGGGCACCACCGGCTACGACTCGCTGTCGCTGATCGGCGGCCTGTTCGTCGACCCGGACGGCGAGGAGCCGCTGACCGACCTCTACACGGCCCTGACCGGGGGGCCCGCGGAGTTCGCCGGGGTCGAGCGCGAGTCCCGCCGGTACGCGGCCGAGCACGGGCTGCGTCCGAGGTCGACCGGCTGGCGCGCGTCCTGCACCGCGCGCGGCGACCGTCCGGGTCTGCGGCAGGCGCTCGTCGAGCTGCTCGTCGCGATGCCGGTGTACCGCGCGTACGTCGTGCCAGGTGAGGACGCCCCACCCCAGGCCGTCGAGGTACTGGAGGAAGCCGCCGGGCGCGCGCGCCCACGCCTGTCCGAGGACCTGCACGGGGACCTGGACACCGTGGTGGACCTCGCCTTGGGCCGGGGCGAGAAGACCGACCCCGAGTTCATCATCCGGTTCCAGCAGACGACCGCACCGCTGTCGGCCAAGGGCGTCGAGGACACCGCCTTCTACCGGTGGAACCGCATGGCCGCGCTGAACGAGGTGGGCGGCGACCCGGACCGGTTCTCGGTCGACCCCGTGGACTTCCATACGCACTGCATCCGCCTGGCCCGCGACTGGCCCCAGACCATGACGACGCTCTCCACGCACGACACCAAGCGCCAGGAGGACGTCCGGGCCTGGCTGCACGTCCTGTCGGAACTGCCGGACGAGTGGGCCGAGGCGGTGCACCGCTGGAGGGACTGGTGGGGCGGTGCCCGCTCCCCGCTGGAACCCGACCTCGAATACCTCCTGTGGCAGACGCTCGTCGGCGCGTGGCCCCTGGACTCCGGCAGGCTCACCGAGTTCCTCACCAAGGCGATGCGCGAGGCCAAGACCCGGACGTCCTGGCTCGACCGGGACACCGAGTACGAGGACGCCGTCCTGGAACACGCCCGCCGCGTGCTCGCCGATCCCGACCTGATCACCGACGTCACCGCGTTCGTCTCCCGCCTGCACCCGTACGCGCGCGTCAACACGCTCGGGCAGAAGCTCGTGCAGCTCGCCATGCCGGGCGTCCCCGACGTCTACCAGGGCTGCGAGCTGACCGCGCTCGCGCTCGTCGACCCCGACAACCGGCGCCCGGTGGACTACGGGCCGCGCCGCGAGCGCCTGCACCGGCTCGACACCGGGCGCGGCCCCAAGGACATCGACGAGAGAAGCTGCTGGTCACCATGCGGGCGCTGCGGCTGCGCCGGTCCCGGCCCGACTGGTTCGGGCCCGCCGCCGGGTACGCGCCGCTCGCCGCGCACGGGCCCGCCGCCGACCACGTCGTCGGCTTCCGCCGCGGCGACGCGCTCGCGCTCGCCACCCGGCTCCCGGTCGGGCTGGAGCGGCGCGGCGGCTGGGCCGGGACGACGATCGACGCGGAGCGGCAGGGCTGGCACGACGTCCTGA